One window of the Pseudomonas lurida genome contains the following:
- a CDS encoding FecR family protein yields the protein MSEKAFSEAEYDAITDAAAHWCMRLHARDCTPGERQAFTQWHDAHPLHAFEYAAMLEIWEVADHLPRSESIPVVVRSKRPSRLRTYAVAAAICLVALPLAAVTGWEAGWLPSSYERFDATNGLRQVTLGDGSQVELNLGTELVYSNYKDQRRVTLKKGEAFFKVSHDSNHPFIVHAGAGQVRVTGTQFNVWKYEDQVRVMLLEGSVQIASDSVHGSVPLTPGMQASYQQGDATPRVRAINPNDTALAWRQGKLVLDNLALADALPLINRYLNKPVMLADASTGAIRIGGIYNINEVNNLVPSLPKVLPVYLTQNQDGNPVLNSIPRKTPKG from the coding sequence ATGAGCGAAAAAGCCTTTTCAGAAGCCGAATATGACGCGATCACCGACGCCGCTGCGCATTGGTGCATGCGCTTGCACGCTCGTGATTGCACACCCGGCGAGCGTCAGGCTTTTACGCAATGGCACGATGCTCATCCGCTGCACGCTTTTGAATACGCGGCCATGCTCGAAATCTGGGAGGTCGCCGATCACCTGCCGCGCAGCGAATCGATCCCCGTGGTGGTGCGATCCAAGCGTCCCAGCCGTCTACGCACCTATGCGGTGGCAGCAGCGATTTGCCTGGTAGCCCTGCCACTGGCTGCCGTTACCGGTTGGGAAGCCGGATGGCTGCCGAGTTCCTATGAACGCTTCGACGCCACCAACGGGTTACGCCAGGTTACGCTGGGTGATGGCAGCCAAGTGGAACTCAACCTTGGCACCGAGCTGGTCTACAGCAACTACAAAGACCAGCGCCGGGTCACGCTGAAAAAGGGCGAGGCGTTCTTCAAGGTCAGCCATGACAGCAACCACCCGTTCATCGTGCACGCAGGCGCAGGCCAGGTACGCGTCACGGGGACCCAGTTCAACGTCTGGAAATATGAAGACCAAGTACGGGTGATGCTACTCGAAGGCTCGGTACAAATTGCCAGCGACTCAGTGCACGGCAGCGTGCCCCTCACCCCTGGCATGCAGGCCAGCTATCAACAGGGCGACGCCACCCCCCGCGTGCGGGCGATCAACCCGAACGACACCGCACTGGCCTGGCGCCAGGGCAAACTGGTCCTCGACAACCTGGCCCTGGCCGATGCGTTGCCACTGATCAACCGCTACCTGAACAAACCGGTGATGCTGGCCGACGCCAGTACCGGGGCGATTCGCATTGGCGGCATCTACAACATCAACGAGGTCAACAACCTCGTCCCCTCCCTGCCCAAGGTGTTGCCGGTCTACCTGACCCAGAACCAGGACGGCAACCCCGTACTCAACTCCATCCCGCGTAAAACCCCCAAAGGCTGA
- a CDS encoding PepSY domain-containing protein, which translates to MLKKTLVALCATTALLSAGAAMADKPGVGWITIEKAIEVAKTKAGYIEVYAAEADDNGYWEVKGRKSDGTVYEARIDGASGNILRDQKD; encoded by the coding sequence ATGCTGAAGAAAACCTTAGTCGCCCTGTGTGCAACCACCGCGCTGCTCAGCGCTGGCGCGGCCATGGCCGACAAGCCGGGCGTGGGCTGGATCACCATCGAGAAAGCGATCGAAGTGGCCAAGACCAAGGCCGGCTACATCGAGGTGTACGCAGCCGAAGCCGACGACAATGGCTATTGGGAAGTCAAAGGGCGCAAGTCCGACGGCACGGTGTATGAAGCGCGCATCGATGGCGCTTCGGGCAATATCCTGCGTGACCAGAAAGACTGA
- a CDS encoding Ldh family oxidoreductase has translation MSAQSPIVDSPSAFIGFNDLVGLLHGIFVKHGTSPEVASILAHNCASAERDGAHSHGIFRIPGYLSTLASGWVNGKAVPVVTDVASGFVRVDAGNGFAQPALEAARALLVDKARSAGIALLAIHNSHHFAALWPDVEPFAEEGLVALSVVNSMTCVVPHGADRPLFGTNPIAFAAPRADGLPIVFDLATSAIAHGDVQIAARKGERLPPGMGVDSLGQPTQDPKAVLEGGALLPFGGHKGSALSMMVELLAAALTGGNFSFEFNWADHPGARTPWTGQLLIVIDPSKTAGQSFAERSQELVRQMHAAGLRRLPGDRRHRTRMKSQQQGIELQAQELAQLQALLVD, from the coding sequence ATGTCTGCCCAGTCCCCGATAGTTGACAGTCCTTCGGCCTTCATCGGTTTCAATGACCTGGTGGGGTTGCTGCACGGCATATTTGTCAAACATGGCACCTCACCGGAGGTTGCGTCGATCCTGGCGCACAATTGCGCAAGCGCCGAGCGCGACGGCGCGCACAGTCATGGCATCTTCCGCATTCCCGGTTACCTCAGCACGCTGGCCAGTGGCTGGGTCAATGGCAAGGCCGTGCCTGTGGTCACGGATGTGGCGTCCGGCTTCGTGCGGGTGGATGCCGGTAACGGCTTCGCGCAACCGGCGCTGGAGGCGGCCCGCGCGCTGCTGGTGGACAAGGCCCGCAGCGCCGGCATCGCACTGCTGGCTATTCACAACTCCCATCACTTTGCCGCGCTGTGGCCGGATGTCGAGCCTTTCGCCGAAGAGGGGCTCGTGGCATTGAGCGTGGTCAACAGCATGACCTGCGTGGTGCCTCATGGCGCCGACCGGCCGCTGTTCGGCACCAACCCCATCGCCTTCGCCGCGCCGCGTGCCGACGGCTTGCCGATTGTGTTCGACCTCGCTACCAGCGCCATCGCCCACGGCGACGTACAGATCGCCGCACGCAAGGGCGAGCGCCTGCCGCCGGGCATGGGCGTTGACAGTCTCGGCCAGCCCACCCAAGACCCCAAGGCCGTACTCGAAGGCGGCGCGCTACTGCCTTTTGGCGGGCACAAAGGGTCGGCATTATCGATGATGGTCGAGTTGTTGGCGGCGGCCTTGACCGGCGGCAACTTCTCGTTCGAGTTCAACTGGGCCGACCATCCGGGTGCCCGCACGCCTTGGACCGGGCAATTGCTGATCGTTATCGACCCGAGCAAGACCGCCGGGCAAAGCTTTGCCGAGCGCAGCCAGGAACTGGTGCGGCAGATGCATGCGGCGGGGTTGCGGCGGTTACCGGGGGATCGACGTCATCGCACACGGATGAAGTCGCAACAGCAGGGGATTGAGCTGCAAGCGCAGGAGCTGGCGCAATTGCAGGCGTTGCTGGTCGATTGA
- a CDS encoding DUF883 family protein, which translates to MARKTAAQAAQAVEDQIKDQAFSELTALIEESDKLLKSSAALVGEEGETLREQVAIKLKQALESVSNVRERSKPVVDATETYIGGHPWQTVAISAGFGLVVGLLLGRRN; encoded by the coding sequence ATGGCCCGCAAAACCGCCGCTCAAGCCGCCCAAGCTGTCGAAGATCAAATCAAGGATCAAGCCTTCAGCGAACTCACGGCGCTGATTGAAGAATCTGACAAACTGCTCAAAAGCAGCGCTGCCTTGGTAGGCGAAGAAGGTGAAACCCTGCGTGAGCAGGTCGCCATCAAACTCAAGCAAGCGCTGGAATCGGTGTCCAACGTGCGCGAGCGCAGCAAGCCAGTGGTCGACGCGACCGAAACCTACATCGGTGGCCACCCATGGCAGACCGTGGCCATCTCTGCCGGCTTCGGCCTGGTGGTCGGCCTGTTGCTGGGCCGCCGTAACTGA
- a CDS encoding LysR family transcriptional regulator, producing MRQMNIAQVDLNLLKTFEALHDESSASRAALRLGVTQSAISAALRRLRDVYGDQLFVRTGRGLAPTLRANQLKPVISEALDRCRQSLAMVNPDNQQYQGRSVVLGLSDDFEIAYGRRLIAEIAERAPKLRVIFRQTHSQIVAGALLDRTLDLAITAGGFAHSRLSRQVLGEGDYRCLVDSDQHQISLEAFVAREHVLVSSGGFIGITDEGLAAQGLSRHVCASTSHFAALPFLLKGSQAVATIPGHAAQAIAEMTGLRVLPCPLALPRYPIELGWRTQAQLDPVVLKVREAIVASFI from the coding sequence ATGCGCCAAATGAATATCGCCCAGGTCGATCTCAACCTGCTGAAAACCTTTGAAGCCTTGCATGACGAGTCCAGCGCCAGTCGTGCAGCGTTGCGCCTGGGCGTGACGCAATCGGCGATCAGCGCCGCACTGAGGCGTTTGCGCGATGTATACGGCGATCAATTGTTCGTGCGGACCGGCCGCGGCCTGGCGCCGACGTTGCGGGCCAATCAGTTGAAGCCGGTCATCAGTGAGGCGCTGGACCGCTGCCGGCAGAGCCTGGCGATGGTCAATCCGGATAACCAGCAGTATCAAGGCAGGTCCGTGGTGCTGGGGTTATCGGATGATTTCGAAATTGCCTATGGTCGTCGGTTGATCGCTGAAATCGCAGAGCGTGCGCCCAAGCTCCGGGTAATTTTCCGTCAGACCCACAGCCAGATCGTCGCAGGCGCGTTACTCGATCGCACCTTGGACCTGGCGATTACCGCCGGCGGTTTTGCCCACAGCCGGTTGAGCAGACAGGTGCTGGGGGAAGGTGATTACCGCTGCCTGGTGGATTCGGATCAGCACCAGATCAGCCTGGAGGCATTCGTCGCGCGCGAACATGTGCTGGTGTCTTCAGGCGGGTTTATCGGGATCACCGACGAGGGGCTGGCGGCGCAAGGGTTGAGCCGCCACGTGTGCGCATCCACCAGCCACTTTGCCGCGCTGCCCTTTTTGCTCAAGGGCAGCCAGGCAGTGGCGACCATTCCGGGACACGCCGCGCAGGCCATCGCCGAGATGACCGGACTGCGCGTGCTGCCCTGCCCGCTGGCGCTGCCGCGCTACCCGATCGAACTGGGCTGGCGTACCCAGGCGCAACTCGATCCGGTAGTGCTTAAAGTCCGTGAAGCGATTGTGGCGAGTTTTATTTAG
- a CDS encoding carbon-nitrogen hydrolase family protein — protein MPVSTVAALQIGALPGGKAETLAQILSYEDAIQRSGAQLVVMPEALLGGYPKGEGFGTQLGYRLPEGRDAYARYFANAIDVPGAETEALAGLSARTGASLVLGVIERSGSTLYCTMLYFEPAGGLVAKHRKLMPTGTERLIWGKGDGSTLPVIDAAVGRIGGAVCWENMMPLLRTAMYAKGVQVWCAPTVDEREMWQVSMRHVAHEGRCFVVSACQVQASPQALGVEIANWPSDRALIAGGSVIIGPMGDILAGPLHGEAGLLTARIDTDELVRARYDYDVVGHYARPDIFELVVDERAKPGVRSITD, from the coding sequence ATGCCTGTTTCTACTGTGGCCGCTTTGCAGATTGGCGCGTTGCCGGGCGGCAAGGCCGAGACCCTGGCGCAAATCCTCAGCTACGAGGACGCCATCCAGCGCAGCGGTGCGCAACTGGTGGTCATGCCAGAGGCGCTGCTCGGTGGCTATCCCAAAGGCGAAGGCTTCGGTACGCAACTGGGTTACCGCCTGCCTGAAGGTCGTGACGCCTACGCACGGTACTTCGCCAACGCCATCGATGTGCCCGGCGCAGAGACCGAGGCGCTGGCGGGGTTGTCCGCACGTACCGGTGCCAGCCTGGTACTCGGCGTGATCGAGCGCAGTGGCAGCACGCTGTACTGCACCATGTTGTACTTCGAGCCCGCCGGTGGCCTGGTGGCCAAGCACCGCAAGCTGATGCCTACCGGCACCGAACGACTGATCTGGGGCAAGGGTGATGGCTCGACATTGCCGGTGATCGACGCTGCGGTGGGCCGTATTGGCGGCGCCGTGTGCTGGGAAAACATGATGCCCCTGTTGCGCACGGCGATGTATGCCAAGGGGGTGCAGGTGTGGTGTGCGCCGACCGTGGACGAGCGCGAAATGTGGCAGGTGAGCATGCGCCATGTCGCCCATGAGGGCCGCTGTTTTGTCGTGAGTGCGTGCCAGGTGCAGGCCTCGCCGCAAGCCTTGGGCGTGGAGATTGCCAATTGGCCTTCGGACCGTGCGTTGATTGCCGGTGGCAGCGTGATCATCGGCCCCATGGGCGACATTCTCGCCGGGCCACTGCACGGTGAAGCGGGACTGCTGACGGCCCGCATCGATACCGATGAGTTGGTGCGCGCGCGGTACGACTATGACGTGGTAGGGCACTACGCCCGGCCGGATATATTCGAGTTGGTGGTGGACGAGCGCGCCAAGCCCGGCGTGCGCTCTATCACCGACTGA
- a CDS encoding LEA type 2 family protein: protein MRKLMVLSLLLLTLSACALFPNRDPVNINVVGIEPLQSQDLEVRFAVKLRVQNPNETAIDYNGLALDLEVNGRPLASGVSDQSGSIPRFSETVLMVPVSVSAFSVLRQTLGLSQTQSLNNLPYVLRGKLAGGLFGTMRFVDRGTLDLPNTATW, encoded by the coding sequence ATGCGCAAGCTCATGGTTCTATCGCTGTTGCTGCTAACCCTGAGCGCCTGCGCCCTGTTTCCCAATCGCGACCCGGTGAACATCAACGTGGTGGGCATCGAGCCCCTGCAAAGCCAGGACCTGGAAGTGCGCTTTGCCGTGAAGCTACGGGTGCAGAACCCCAATGAGACGGCGATCGACTACAACGGCTTGGCCCTTGACCTAGAAGTCAACGGCCGGCCGTTGGCGTCGGGCGTGAGTGACCAAAGCGGATCGATCCCACGTTTTTCCGAGACCGTTCTGATGGTGCCGGTGAGTGTTTCGGCGTTTTCGGTGTTACGTCAGACCCTGGGCCTGAGCCAGACCCAAAGCTTGAACAACCTGCCGTATGTGCTGCGCGGCAAACTGGCGGGTGGCCTGTTCGGCACAATGCGCTTCGTGGACCGTGGCACGCTGGACCTGCCGAATACCGCCACCTGGTAA
- a CDS encoding nucleobase:cation symporter-2 family protein, with translation MSDAQASRPRYKSDLIYGLEDRPHFTAAIFAALQHVLASFVGIITPTLIVGGVLGLESEVPYLVSMALFVSGLGTFVQARKFGPIGSGLLCLQGTSFSFISVILSAGFMVKARGGGTDEILSTIFGICFFAAFIEVVLSQFIGKLRKLITPVVTGTIITLMGLSLIKVAVTDMAGGFGASDLGAASNMGLAALVLLTIVVLNRFNNPFLRLGSIVIGLTLGFVVAWWLGRVDMAALPQVPLISVPVPFKYGFSFDWVAFIPVAVIFLISPLEAAGDLTANSMISQQPVKGPLYIKRIKSGLLADGLNSAMAATFNSLPMVTFAQNNGVIQLTGVASRYVAYFIAGLLVLLGLFPMIGAVLQLMPKPVLGGATLIMFGTVAVAGIKILAEAGLHRRNVLIVAISLGMGLGVAAVPEVLRDLPKALHNIFESPITVGAFCAILLNIFLPEEFIELEEDEFDPESSTLKVMQDPDVTK, from the coding sequence TTGTCTGACGCTCAAGCCTCCCGCCCCCGCTATAAATCCGACCTGATCTACGGCCTGGAAGACCGCCCGCACTTCACGGCCGCCATTTTTGCCGCCTTGCAGCACGTGCTGGCGAGTTTTGTCGGGATCATCACGCCCACGCTGATCGTTGGTGGTGTGCTGGGCCTGGAAAGCGAAGTGCCCTACCTGGTGAGCATGGCGCTGTTTGTGTCGGGGCTCGGCACCTTTGTGCAAGCGCGCAAGTTCGGCCCGATCGGCTCCGGGCTGTTGTGCCTGCAGGGCACCAGCTTCTCCTTCATCAGTGTGATTCTCAGCGCGGGCTTTATGGTCAAGGCCCGGGGCGGCGGCACCGATGAAATCCTCTCGACGATCTTTGGCATCTGCTTTTTCGCGGCGTTTATCGAGGTGGTGCTCAGCCAATTCATCGGCAAGCTGCGCAAGCTGATCACCCCGGTGGTCACCGGCACCATCATTACCCTGATGGGCCTGTCGCTGATCAAGGTGGCGGTCACCGATATGGCCGGCGGTTTTGGCGCCAGCGACCTCGGCGCCGCGAGCAATATGGGATTGGCCGCGCTGGTACTGCTGACCATCGTGGTGCTCAACCGCTTCAACAATCCGTTCCTGCGCCTGGGTTCGATCGTGATCGGCCTGACCCTGGGTTTCGTGGTCGCCTGGTGGCTGGGGCGCGTGGACATGGCGGCACTGCCCCAGGTGCCGCTGATCAGCGTGCCGGTGCCGTTCAAGTACGGCTTCTCGTTCGACTGGGTGGCCTTTATCCCGGTGGCGGTGATCTTCCTGATTTCGCCCCTGGAGGCAGCTGGTGACCTGACCGCCAACTCGATGATTTCCCAACAGCCGGTCAAGGGCCCGCTGTATATCAAGCGCATCAAGTCCGGCCTGTTGGCAGACGGACTCAACTCGGCGATGGCCGCCACCTTCAACAGCCTGCCGATGGTGACGTTTGCCCAGAACAACGGCGTGATCCAATTGACCGGCGTGGCTAGCCGTTATGTGGCGTACTTCATCGCCGGCCTGCTGGTGTTGCTGGGCCTGTTCCCGATGATCGGCGCGGTGCTGCAACTGATGCCCAAGCCGGTGCTGGGCGGCGCGACCCTGATCATGTTCGGCACCGTGGCGGTGGCTGGCATCAAGATCCTCGCCGAAGCCGGGCTGCACCGGCGCAATGTGCTGATCGTGGCAATTTCCCTCGGCATGGGCCTGGGCGTCGCCGCCGTACCGGAAGTGCTGCGCGACCTGCCCAAGGCGCTGCATAACATCTTTGAATCGCCGATCACCGTGGGCGCATTCTGTGCAATCTTGCTGAACATTTTCCTGCCGGAAGAGTTCATAGAACTGGAAGAAGATGAATTTGATCCGGAGTCCTCTACCCTCAAAGTCATGCAGGACCCGGACGTCACGAAATAG
- a CDS encoding methyl-accepting chemotaxis protein, with the protein MSLRQLNIAPRAFLGFAFIALLVVLLGVFAVNRMTQIRQSSVGMSLNQLPSVTSLAVITENVLRLRILSFRVLVNREPASLQEAETRIGVLADKVKTAQATYAALPAGPEEAALYKTFMTTLDNYFKAQADMLALSKQGKVDEMRALINSRIKDGTDQMGEQLNKLIAINAADAKQADDDAGQSYQGAITGVIAVSVVAALLTVLLAWLLTRSIVTPLRRAVELAETIAGGNLSKTIEDDGKDEPARLLSALSTMQANLRQTIQHIAGSATQLASAAEELSAVTEEASKGLQQQNNEIDQAATAVNEMTAAVEEVARNAVSTSEASGQSNQAAREGRDRVMETVGAIQTMTQDVQNTAAMIEGLATQGRDIGKVLDVIRAIAEQTNLLALNAAIEAARAGEAGRGFAVVADEVRALAHRTAQSTQEIEKMVAGIQNGTGEAVQSMQQSNQRTQTTLEMARAAGVALEQITQSISLINERNLVIASASEEQAQVSREVDRNLVNIRDLATQSAAGANQTSAASHELSRLAVDLNGMVARFVI; encoded by the coding sequence ATGTCCCTTCGCCAGTTGAATATTGCTCCTCGAGCGTTTCTCGGTTTCGCCTTCATTGCGTTGTTAGTGGTTTTACTGGGGGTGTTTGCGGTCAACCGCATGACACAGATCCGCCAGTCTTCGGTTGGCATGAGCCTGAACCAGCTGCCCAGCGTGACTTCACTGGCTGTTATTACAGAGAACGTGCTGCGCCTGCGCATCCTGTCGTTCCGCGTGTTGGTCAACCGCGAGCCTGCCAGCCTGCAAGAAGCCGAAACCCGCATAGGTGTGCTCGCCGACAAGGTCAAGACGGCCCAGGCCACCTACGCTGCACTGCCTGCTGGCCCGGAGGAGGCGGCACTGTACAAGACGTTCATGACGACCCTGGACAACTACTTCAAGGCCCAGGCCGACATGTTGGCGCTGTCCAAGCAGGGCAAGGTCGATGAAATGCGCGCCCTGATCAACTCGCGGATCAAGGACGGCACCGACCAGATGGGCGAGCAACTGAACAAGCTCATTGCCATCAACGCGGCCGACGCCAAGCAAGCCGACGATGACGCCGGGCAAAGTTACCAGGGCGCGATTACCGGTGTGATCGCCGTGTCGGTCGTCGCCGCGCTGCTTACCGTATTGCTGGCCTGGCTCCTCACCCGCAGCATTGTCACGCCGCTGCGCAGGGCCGTGGAACTCGCCGAAACCATCGCCGGTGGCAACCTGAGCAAGACCATCGAAGACGATGGCAAGGATGAACCCGCACGTTTGCTCAGCGCGTTGTCGACCATGCAGGCCAATTTGCGCCAGACCATCCAGCATATCGCCGGTTCGGCCACGCAGCTGGCGTCCGCCGCTGAAGAGTTGAGCGCGGTGACCGAAGAAGCCTCCAAAGGCTTGCAGCAACAGAACAATGAAATCGACCAGGCGGCTACGGCCGTCAACGAGATGACGGCAGCGGTGGAAGAAGTGGCGCGCAATGCGGTGTCGACGTCCGAAGCGTCCGGGCAGTCCAACCAGGCCGCGCGCGAAGGCCGCGACCGGGTGATGGAAACCGTCGGCGCGATCCAGACCATGACCCAGGATGTGCAAAACACGGCGGCGATGATCGAAGGCCTGGCGACTCAAGGGCGTGATATCGGCAAGGTGCTGGACGTGATCCGTGCGATTGCCGAACAGACCAACCTGCTGGCGCTCAACGCGGCCATCGAAGCTGCCCGTGCCGGTGAAGCCGGGCGTGGTTTTGCGGTGGTGGCCGACGAGGTGAGGGCCCTGGCCCATCGCACGGCGCAGTCGACCCAGGAGATCGAAAAAATGGTCGCCGGTATCCAGAACGGCACCGGCGAAGCCGTACAGTCCATGCAGCAGAGCAACCAGCGCACCCAGACCACCCTGGAAATGGCCCGCGCCGCCGGCGTGGCCCTGGAGCAGATCACCCAATCCATCAGCCTGATCAACGAACGCAACCTGGTGATTGCCAGCGCGTCAGAAGAACAGGCCCAGGTGTCCCGTGAAGTGGACCGCAACCTGGTGAATATCCGCGACCTGGCGACCCAGTCGGCGGCGGGTGCCAACCAGACCAGCGCGGCCAGCCATGAGCTGTCGCGCCTGGCGGTGGATTTGAATGGGATGGTGGCGCGGTTCGTTATCTAA
- a CDS encoding 2-hydroxyacid dehydrogenase, producing MKKSVVLYKKLSAPLMARLHEKAEVTLIEALDDTGLAKLRDALPSAHGLLGASLRLDAKLLDLAPALEAVASVSVGVDNYDIDYLTGRGILLSNTPDVLTETTADTGFALILATARRVVELADMVRAGQWSKNIGPAHFGSDVHGKTLGIIGMGRIGEALAQRGHFGFGMPVIYHSHSPKPAVEARFGAQYRSLDDLLQQADFVCLTLPLTAETEKLIGAEQFALMGPETIFINISRGKVVDEAALVDALQQRTIRAAGLDVFEKEPLDHHSPLLRLNNVVATPHIGSATHETREAMATCAVDNLLQALAGERPKNLVNPLAWKH from the coding sequence ATGAAAAAGTCTGTCGTGTTGTACAAGAAACTCTCCGCGCCGCTGATGGCCCGCCTGCATGAAAAGGCCGAGGTTACGCTGATCGAAGCGCTGGATGACACCGGCCTGGCCAAGCTGCGCGATGCCCTGCCCAGCGCCCACGGCCTGTTGGGTGCCAGCCTGCGCCTGGACGCCAAGCTGCTGGACCTGGCGCCGGCACTGGAAGCGGTGGCCAGCGTGTCGGTGGGCGTGGACAACTACGATATCGACTACCTGACGGGGCGCGGCATCCTGCTCAGCAATACCCCGGACGTGCTCACCGAAACCACCGCCGACACCGGCTTTGCCTTGATCCTGGCCACCGCCCGCCGCGTGGTCGAACTGGCCGATATGGTGCGCGCCGGCCAGTGGAGCAAGAACATCGGCCCGGCGCACTTTGGCAGCGACGTGCATGGCAAGACCCTCGGTATCATCGGCATGGGCCGCATCGGCGAAGCCCTGGCCCAGCGTGGGCACTTTGGCTTCGGCATGCCGGTGATCTACCACAGCCATTCGCCCAAGCCGGCGGTGGAAGCGCGTTTCGGCGCGCAGTACCGTAGCTTGGACGATTTGCTGCAACAGGCCGACTTTGTCTGCCTGACATTGCCGCTGACCGCTGAAACCGAGAAGCTGATTGGCGCCGAACAATTCGCGCTGATGGGGCCAGAGACGATCTTCATCAATATCTCGCGCGGCAAGGTGGTAGATGAGGCCGCGCTGGTGGACGCGTTGCAACAACGCACGATCCGCGCAGCGGGATTGGACGTGTTCGAAAAAGAACCGCTGGATCACCATTCCCCGTTGTTGCGCTTGAACAATGTGGTGGCCACGCCGCACATCGGCTCGGCGACCCATGAGACCCGGGAAGCGATGGCCACGTGTGCCGTGGATAACCTGTTGCAGGCGTTGGCGGGTGAGCGCCCGAAAAACCTGGTGAACCCGCTCGCCTGGAAGCACTGA
- a CDS encoding MFS transporter, with product MDTVKLATRRWWYIMPIVFITYSLAYLDRANYGFAAASGMAEDLMITPGMSSLLGALFFLGYFFFQVPGAIYAQKRSVKKLIFVSLILWGGLATLTGVVSNAYMLIVIRFMLGVVEAAVMPAMLVYLCHWFTRAERSRANTFLILGNPVTMLWMSVVSGYLVQHFSWRWMFIIEGLPAVLWAFIWWKLADERPKDAKWLSDSEKHNLETALAAEQVGIKAVKNYAEAFRSPKVIILALQFFCWSIGVYGFVLWLPSILKAGLQMDMVEAGWLSALPYLAAVIGMLVVSWGSDKLQKRKRFVWPPLLIASIAFYASYVLGAEHFWWSYTLLVIAGACMYAPYGPFFAIVPEILPANVAGGAMALINSMGALGSFGGSYLVGYLNSSTGSPGASYLLMSGALMLSVVLTIFLKPGASDRSPVPTLELKVKTS from the coding sequence ATGGACACCGTGAAACTCGCCACCCGCCGTTGGTGGTACATCATGCCCATCGTTTTTATCACCTACAGCCTGGCGTACCTGGACCGCGCCAACTATGGCTTCGCCGCTGCCTCCGGGATGGCCGAAGACCTGATGATCACGCCCGGCATGTCGTCGTTGCTGGGTGCGCTGTTTTTCCTCGGTTACTTTTTCTTCCAGGTGCCGGGGGCGATCTATGCGCAAAAGCGCAGCGTCAAGAAGCTGATTTTTGTCAGCCTGATCCTCTGGGGCGGCCTGGCCACCCTGACCGGCGTGGTGTCCAACGCCTACATGCTGATTGTGATTCGCTTCATGCTGGGGGTGGTGGAAGCCGCGGTGATGCCGGCGATGCTGGTGTACCTGTGCCACTGGTTCACCCGTGCCGAACGCTCCCGCGCCAATACCTTCCTGATCCTCGGCAACCCGGTAACCATGCTGTGGATGTCGGTGGTGTCAGGTTACCTCGTGCAGCATTTCAGCTGGCGCTGGATGTTCATCATCGAAGGCCTGCCAGCGGTGCTGTGGGCTTTTATCTGGTGGAAACTGGCCGATGAGCGTCCAAAGGATGCCAAATGGCTCAGCGACAGCGAAAAGCACAACCTGGAAACGGCCCTGGCCGCCGAGCAGGTGGGCATCAAGGCGGTGAAGAACTACGCCGAAGCCTTTCGCTCGCCCAAGGTGATCATCCTGGCTTTGCAGTTCTTCTGCTGGAGCATTGGTGTGTATGGCTTTGTACTGTGGCTGCCGTCGATCCTCAAGGCCGGCCTGCAGATGGACATGGTCGAGGCAGGCTGGCTGTCGGCGCTGCCGTATCTGGCAGCGGTGATTGGCATGCTGGTGGTGTCCTGGGGCTCGGACAAACTGCAAAAACGTAAGCGCTTTGTGTGGCCGCCGCTGCTGATTGCCTCCATCGCGTTCTATGCGTCCTACGTGCTGGGCGCCGAACACTTCTGGTGGTCCTACACCCTGCTGGTGATTGCCGGCGCCTGTATGTACGCGCCCTATGGCCCATTTTTCGCCATCGTCCCGGAAATCCTCCCGGCCAATGTCGCCGGTGGCGCCATGGCGCTGATCAACAGCATGGGAGCCCTTGGTTCGTTCGGTGGTTCGTACCTGGTGGGCTACCTCAATAGCAGCACCGGCTCGCCTGGCGCCTCGTACCTGTTGATGAGCGGTGCGTTGATGCTGTCGGTGGTGCTGACCATTTTCCTCAAGCCCGGCGCCAGCGACCGCTCGCCCGTGCCCACCCTGGAGTTGAAGGTAAAGACCTCATGA